A stretch of the Corynebacterium maris DSM 45190 genome encodes the following:
- a CDS encoding three-helix bundle dimerization domain-containing protein translates to MNATIFKTIRHDLHNRYGHAVDAETIDLIVDETYAAHKRTAAVEQFLPIFVEREAVEKIEALCADEGVASDARKRIVFVSRGNRALADAAAAIASRLGGDAVLTASAATHPENVHDSQMESVAAERGVDMRDTAIYRGGERTLESVAAVVYLTPNETHDINALRAFVWDFQRTDGMTLEQTRELADDLGARVQALLLNLDVPVASGAALAA, encoded by the coding sequence ATGAACGCCACCATTTTCAAGACCATCCGTCACGACCTGCACAACCGTTACGGCCATGCCGTCGACGCGGAGACCATCGACCTGATCGTCGACGAAACCTACGCGGCCCACAAGCGCACCGCCGCCGTCGAGCAGTTCCTCCCCATCTTCGTCGAGCGTGAAGCCGTCGAAAAGATCGAGGCACTCTGCGCCGACGAGGGCGTCGCCTCGGACGCCCGCAAGCGCATCGTCTTCGTCTCCCGTGGCAACCGCGCGCTGGCCGACGCCGCCGCCGCGATCGCGTCCCGTCTCGGCGGCGACGCCGTCCTGACCGCGTCTGCGGCCACCCACCCGGAAAACGTCCACGACTCCCAGATGGAGTCCGTGGCCGCCGAACGCGGCGTGGACATGCGCGACACCGCGATCTACCGCGGCGGCGAGCGCACGCTCGAGTCCGTCGCCGCCGTCGTCTACCTGACGCCGAACGAAACTCACGACATCAACGCCCTGCGCGCCTTCGTCTGGGACTTCCAGCGCACCGACGGCATGACCCTGGAGCAGACCCGCGAGCTCGCCGACGACCTCGGCGCCCGCGTCCAGGCCCTGCTGCTGAACCTGGACGTCCCGGTCGCCTCCGGCGCCGCCCTGGCCGCTTAA